A window of Thermus antranikianii DSM 12462 contains these coding sequences:
- a CDS encoding carbohydrate ABC transporter permease, whose protein sequence is MRREALTPYLLVLPATLFLLFLFLAPLVEVVLLSLREGEGWGLQAYQRMGRDLYFKDALRNTLLLTAIVVPLQVALALVMALLVQGLKRGRDLFLYFWTLPLGISDLAAGIVWLAIFTERGYLNTFLQAFGLLEMPRLWLSYETPLFLFLAVVVAELWRATALVFVILVAGVQLIPKEYGEAAEVFGATPWRRFLRVTLPLLKPSLQAALILRTILAFEVFAVVLALGGRNLPVLAGEAYYWYTAYQNPQVAAAYAVLILLISVLATLAYLRLLRVRPEVGA, encoded by the coding sequence ATGCGGCGGGAGGCCCTCACCCCTTACCTCTTGGTTCTTCCTGCTACCCTCTTCCTGCTTTTCCTGTTCCTGGCCCCCCTGGTGGAGGTGGTTCTCCTCTCCTTGCGGGAGGGAGAGGGGTGGGGCCTCCAAGCCTATCAACGGATGGGCAGGGACCTGTACTTTAAAGATGCTCTGAGGAATACCCTTCTCCTCACCGCAATCGTCGTTCCCCTCCAGGTGGCTTTGGCCCTGGTTATGGCCCTCCTGGTGCAGGGGCTTAAACGGGGACGGGACCTCTTCCTCTACTTCTGGACCCTTCCTTTGGGCATTTCCGACCTGGCGGCGGGAATTGTGTGGCTGGCGATTTTCACCGAGAGGGGTTACCTGAACACCTTCCTCCAGGCCTTTGGGCTTCTGGAGATGCCCAGACTATGGCTTAGCTACGAGACCCCTCTTTTTCTCTTTCTGGCGGTGGTGGTAGCCGAGTTGTGGCGGGCCACGGCCCTGGTCTTCGTGATCCTGGTCGCAGGGGTGCAACTTATACCCAAGGAGTACGGGGAAGCGGCGGAGGTCTTCGGCGCCACACCCTGGCGACGCTTCTTGCGGGTTACCCTGCCTCTTCTCAAACCCAGCCTCCAGGCTGCCCTTATCCTCAGGACCATCTTGGCCTTTGAAGTCTTTGCCGTGGTCCTGGCGTTGGGTGGGCGGAATCTTCCGGTGCTGGCGGGAGAGGCCTACTACTGGTACACCGCTTACCAGAACCCTCAGGTGGCGGCGGCTTACGCGGTTCTTATTCTCCTCATCTCTGTTCTGGCGACTTTGGCCTATCTGCGCCTTCTCCGGGTGCGGCCGGAGGTGGGAGCATGA
- a CDS encoding enoyl-CoA hydratase/isomerase family protein — translation MVQVERGRIYRVFLNDPERRNPLSPEMVEGLLQALEEAEKDPEARVLVLSGRGSAFSAGADLAFLEKVTELGAEENYRHSLSLMRLFHRLYTFPKPTVAAVNGPAVAGGAGLATACDLLVMDQEAKLGYTEVKIGFVAALVSVILVRAVGEKVAKDLLLTGRLVGAEEAKALGLANRIARPGKALEEALALAEELAKNAPTSLRLTKELLLALPGMGLEDGFRLAALANAWVRETGDLKEGIRAFFEKRPPRF, via the coding sequence ATGGTCCAGGTGGAGAGAGGTCGGATCTATCGGGTTTTCCTCAACGACCCAGAGCGGAGAAACCCCCTTTCCCCCGAGATGGTGGAGGGGCTTTTGCAGGCCCTCGAGGAGGCGGAGAAGGACCCCGAGGCCCGGGTCCTGGTCCTTTCGGGCAGGGGAAGCGCCTTCAGTGCCGGAGCCGACCTGGCCTTTTTGGAGAAGGTGACGGAGCTCGGAGCCGAGGAGAACTACCGCCATTCCCTTTCCCTCATGCGCCTCTTCCACCGCCTCTACACCTTCCCCAAACCCACGGTGGCCGCGGTGAACGGGCCGGCAGTGGCGGGCGGGGCAGGTTTGGCCACCGCCTGCGACCTTTTGGTCATGGACCAGGAGGCCAAGCTGGGCTACACCGAGGTGAAGATCGGCTTTGTGGCCGCTTTGGTTTCCGTGATCCTGGTGCGGGCCGTGGGAGAAAAGGTGGCCAAGGACCTCCTCCTCACGGGCCGCCTGGTGGGGGCGGAGGAGGCCAAGGCGTTGGGCCTGGCCAACCGCATCGCCAGGCCCGGTAAAGCCCTGGAGGAAGCCCTGGCTCTTGCGGAGGAGTTGGCCAAGAACGCCCCCACCTCCTTGCGCCTCACCAAGGAGCTTCTCCTGGCCTTGCCGGGGATGGGCCTCGAGGACGGCTTCCGCCTGGCGGCCTTGGCCAACGCCTGGGTCCGGGAAACCGGGGACCTAAAGGAGGGCATCCGGGCCTTCTTCGAGAAACGGCCGCCTAGGTTTTGA
- a CDS encoding glutamine--tRNA ligase/YqeY domain fusion protein — MGLVPPCFITEIVEKDLREGRYPKLLTRFPPEPNGYLHIGHARSIVLNFGLALDYGGECNLRYDDTNPETEKEEYARAIEEDVRWLGFTPDRVLYASDYFETMYQCALELIREGKAYVDDLSEEEMSELRAQGKPSPYRNRSVEENLELFERMRRGEFPTGSRVLRAKIDPAHPNFKLRDPVLYRIVHAPHYHAGNRWVIYPLYDYAHPLEDLIEGVSHSLCTLEFENNRAIYDWVIENLKGKCGLPLSPRPYQYEFARLDLTHTVLSKRKLIKLVEGGFVTGWDDPRLPTLRALRRRGVRPEAIREFVRRTGISRNEARIEIELFEEVVRDDLNPIAPRVLGVLEPLKVVLTNYQGEEWLEAPYWPRDIGKEGKRPLPFSQEIYIERSDFSLNPPKGWKRFAPGQRVRLRHAYVMELEDVVEENGEVKLLKARIVPGTLGANPEDGIKPQGVIHWVSARHALPVEFRLYNRLFLTEDPEEGGDFLKNLNPKALEVKQGFIEPSVAQDPPETRYQLERLGYFWQDPVDSRPGRLVMNRIVPLKEGYRPQ, encoded by the coding sequence ATGGGCCTCGTTCCCCCTTGCTTCATCACCGAGATCGTGGAGAAGGACCTGCGGGAAGGAAGGTACCCGAAGCTCCTCACCCGCTTCCCTCCGGAACCCAACGGCTATTTGCACATTGGCCATGCCCGAAGCATCGTGCTGAACTTCGGCCTGGCCCTGGACTATGGAGGCGAGTGCAACCTGCGCTACGACGATACCAATCCAGAAACGGAAAAGGAGGAGTACGCCCGGGCCATAGAGGAGGACGTGCGCTGGCTGGGCTTCACCCCCGATAGGGTCCTCTACGCCTCCGACTACTTTGAAACCATGTACCAGTGCGCCCTCGAGCTCATCCGGGAGGGCAAGGCCTACGTGGACGACCTCTCGGAAGAGGAGATGAGCGAGCTCAGGGCCCAGGGAAAGCCAAGCCCCTACCGGAACCGGAGCGTGGAGGAAAACCTGGAACTCTTTGAAAGGATGCGCCGGGGGGAGTTCCCCACGGGAAGCCGGGTCCTAAGGGCCAAGATCGACCCTGCCCATCCCAACTTCAAGCTCCGGGACCCCGTGCTTTACCGTATCGTGCACGCCCCTCACTACCACGCGGGAAACCGCTGGGTTATCTATCCCCTTTACGACTACGCCCACCCCCTCGAGGACCTCATCGAAGGCGTCAGCCACTCCCTTTGCACCCTGGAGTTCGAGAACAACCGAGCCATCTACGACTGGGTGATCGAGAACCTGAAGGGGAAGTGCGGCCTTCCCCTTTCCCCTAGGCCCTACCAGTACGAGTTCGCCCGGCTGGACCTCACCCACACGGTGCTCTCCAAGCGGAAGCTCATCAAGCTGGTGGAGGGGGGCTTCGTCACGGGCTGGGACGACCCTAGGCTTCCCACCCTAAGGGCCCTAAGGCGGCGGGGGGTGCGCCCGGAGGCTATAAGGGAGTTTGTGCGGCGCACCGGCATCTCCCGAAACGAGGCCCGCATCGAGATCGAGCTCTTCGAGGAGGTGGTGCGGGACGATCTGAATCCCATCGCCCCCAGGGTCTTAGGGGTTTTGGAACCCCTAAAGGTGGTCCTCACCAACTACCAGGGGGAGGAGTGGCTCGAAGCCCCCTACTGGCCCAGGGACATCGGCAAGGAGGGGAAGAGACCCCTACCCTTCTCCCAGGAGATTTACATAGAGCGGTCCGATTTCAGCCTCAATCCCCCCAAGGGCTGGAAGCGCTTCGCCCCGGGGCAAAGGGTACGCCTGCGGCACGCCTACGTGATGGAGCTGGAAGACGTGGTGGAGGAAAACGGGGAGGTGAAGCTTCTGAAGGCCCGCATCGTTCCCGGCACCCTGGGGGCCAACCCTGAGGATGGCATCAAGCCCCAAGGGGTCATCCACTGGGTTTCCGCCCGGCACGCCCTGCCCGTGGAGTTCAGGCTTTACAACAGGCTATTCCTAACCGAGGACCCCGAGGAGGGTGGGGATTTCCTGAAGAACCTGAACCCAAAAGCCCTCGAGGTCAAGCAGGGCTTCATCGAACCCAGCGTGGCCCAGGATCCACCGGAGACCCGCTACCAGCTGGAGAGGCTGGGTTACTTCTGGCAGGACCCGGTAGACTCCCGCCCAGGGCGGCTGGTGATGAACCGTATCGTGCCCCTCAAGGAGGGCTACCGGCCTCAGTAG
- a CDS encoding ABC transporter ATP-binding protein, producing the protein MARVLVEGVEKSFGRTRVLKGVDLEVQDREFLVLLGPSGCGKTTLLRIVAGLEWPDRGRVFLGEREVTHLPPRARGLAMVFQNYAVFPHLTVFENIAFGLRMRRLPERVVREKVGWAAELLRIGELLSRYPAQLSGGQRQRVAVARALAVEPEVLLMDEPLSNLDALLRLELRAELKRLLKEAGITTLYVTHDQVEAMGMADRIAVMREGEIVQCDLPLEVYRNPRDTFVGGFLGNPPMNFLRLGPGAASTLLGRSFSCEVLVGVRPEDLEVYGAEVPGAFPGRVLVVEPLGPHQLVTLEAFGQALKATVPSSLPLRPGEEVWLKASPEGVRLFDPQTGRAWSEVERAP; encoded by the coding sequence GTGGCTCGAGTCCTGGTGGAAGGAGTGGAAAAAAGCTTCGGGCGCACCCGGGTGCTGAAGGGGGTGGACCTCGAGGTCCAAGACCGGGAGTTCCTGGTGCTCCTGGGGCCCTCTGGTTGCGGCAAGACCACCCTCCTGCGCATCGTGGCCGGGTTGGAGTGGCCGGATAGGGGCCGGGTTTTCCTGGGGGAAAGGGAGGTGACCCACCTCCCCCCGAGGGCCCGGGGTCTGGCCATGGTCTTCCAAAACTATGCGGTCTTCCCCCATCTCACAGTTTTTGAAAACATCGCCTTTGGCCTTAGGATGCGCCGCCTGCCGGAAAGGGTGGTACGGGAGAAGGTGGGGTGGGCGGCGGAGCTTCTGCGCATCGGTGAGCTTCTTTCCCGGTACCCGGCCCAGCTTTCCGGAGGCCAGAGGCAACGGGTGGCGGTGGCCAGGGCTTTGGCGGTGGAGCCTGAGGTGCTTCTGATGGACGAGCCCCTTTCCAACTTGGATGCCCTTTTGCGGTTGGAGCTCAGGGCTGAGCTCAAGCGCCTTTTAAAGGAGGCGGGAATCACCACCCTCTACGTGACCCATGACCAGGTGGAGGCCATGGGCATGGCGGACCGCATCGCGGTGATGCGGGAAGGGGAGATCGTCCAGTGCGACCTCCCCCTCGAGGTGTACCGGAACCCTCGGGATACCTTTGTGGGGGGCTTTCTGGGAAATCCTCCTATGAACTTCCTGCGCCTGGGGCCAGGGGCTGCTTCTACCCTTCTGGGGAGGTCCTTTTCCTGTGAGGTCCTGGTAGGGGTGAGGCCTGAGGACCTGGAGGTGTATGGGGCGGAGGTGCCGGGGGCTTTTCCCGGGCGGGTACTGGTGGTGGAACCCCTGGGTCCCCACCAGTTGGTTACCCTGGAGGCCTTTGGCCAAGCCCTGAAGGCCACGGTGCCTTCTTCCCTTCCCCTGAGGCCAGGCGAGGAGGTGTGGCTTAAGGCTTCCCCCGAAGGGGTGCGCCTCTTTGATCCCCAGACGGGCCGGGCCTGGTCGGAGGTGGAGCGTGCCCCTTGA
- a CDS encoding carbohydrate ABC transporter permease, with amino-acid sequence MRRVALVYYSLALLLVLWVAFPIYLLASLALSERQAVFAYPKPLYPSPLSLEVLRAFLEVPGVGKALGNSLLVAALTMLFSLLLGAPAGYALARYRFRGADLFRILVLMTRAFPLAILAIPLAVRFIRLGLYDTPLGVALVHTALALPFAVLVTYSLFVSVPRELEEAAWTLGCTKVQAFFKVVLPLALPGLAATGIFAFIISWNEVFAATLLTLRERTLTALLLTLLHDSPLPFRFAGGFILVVPALLFIFAMRRYLFALFGIASR; translated from the coding sequence ATGAGGCGGGTGGCCCTGGTTTACTACAGCTTGGCCCTCCTTCTGGTTCTTTGGGTGGCGTTCCCTATCTACCTCCTGGCCTCCCTGGCCCTATCCGAGCGCCAGGCGGTTTTCGCCTACCCCAAACCCCTTTACCCCTCCCCCCTTTCCCTGGAGGTCCTAAGGGCTTTCCTGGAGGTGCCTGGGGTGGGGAAGGCCCTGGGCAACAGCTTGCTGGTGGCGGCCCTCACCATGCTGTTCTCCCTCCTTTTGGGAGCCCCTGCGGGCTACGCTTTGGCCCGCTACCGTTTTCGGGGGGCTGATCTCTTCCGGATCCTGGTGCTCATGACCCGGGCCTTTCCCTTGGCCATCCTGGCCATTCCCCTGGCGGTGCGCTTCATCCGCTTGGGCCTTTACGACACCCCTTTGGGGGTGGCCTTGGTGCACACCGCCTTGGCCCTGCCCTTTGCGGTCCTGGTCACCTATAGCCTCTTCGTTTCCGTTCCCAGGGAGCTGGAGGAGGCTGCCTGGACCCTGGGTTGCACCAAGGTGCAGGCCTTTTTCAAGGTGGTTCTCCCCCTTGCCCTCCCCGGGCTTGCGGCCACGGGGATCTTCGCCTTCATCATCTCCTGGAACGAGGTTTTCGCTGCCACCCTACTTACGCTGAGGGAGAGGACTTTGACCGCCTTACTGCTGACCTTGCTTCACGATTCCCCTTTACCCTTCCGCTTTGCTGGGGGGTTTATCCTGGTGGTTCCGGCCCTGCTCTTCATCTTTGCCATGAGACGCTATCTGTTTGCCCTGTTTGGCATCGCTAGCCGTTAG
- the infC gene encoding translation initiation factor IF-3, whose translation MKEYLVNERIRVRQVRVIGPDGQQLGIMDTREALRLAEEQDLDLVLVGPTADPPVARIMDYSKWRYEQQVAEKEARKKAKRTEVKSIKFRVKIDDHDYQTKLNHIKRFLAEGHKVKVTIMFRGREMSHPELGEKLLERVAEDLKGLAVVEMKPELLGRDMNMLLAPAKVSAP comes from the coding sequence ATAAAGGAGTACCTGGTTAACGAGCGCATCCGCGTGCGGCAGGTTCGGGTGATTGGACCGGACGGTCAACAACTGGGCATCATGGACACCCGGGAAGCCTTGCGCCTGGCGGAGGAGCAGGACCTGGACCTGGTGCTGGTGGGTCCCACCGCCGATCCTCCCGTGGCCCGCATCATGGACTACTCCAAGTGGCGTTATGAGCAGCAGGTGGCGGAGAAGGAGGCCCGCAAAAAGGCCAAGCGCACCGAGGTGAAGTCCATCAAGTTCCGGGTCAAGATCGACGACCACGACTATCAGACCAAGCTGAACCATATCAAGCGCTTCCTGGCCGAAGGCCACAAGGTCAAGGTCACCATCATGTTCCGGGGACGGGAGATGTCCCATCCTGAGCTGGGGGAGAAGCTTCTTGAGCGGGTGGCCGAGGACCTGAAGGGCCTGGCCGTGGTGGAGATGAAGCCCGAGCTGCTGGGCCGGGATATGAACATGCTTCTGGCGCCAGCCAAGGTGTCGGCCCCCTAA
- a CDS encoding ABC transporter substrate-binding protein — MRWLVLGLVLAGLAWGQGGVVFLSTQLRPLEEAQKMRQVILKDFPGRVEFIPEDTGPFTDRVLAEVRAGRISVSLLGGLHGDFPPFLAAGALDPLDDFLPRLADRRFPQSFLGLAKLGTGNTYYVPWMQATYIMVAHREALRYLPPRADLNALTYSQLKEWAANMQQATGRRLLGFPAGPRGLIHRFFQGYLYPSYTASAVVRYRSQEAEAMWREFRELWRYVNPQSTTYDFMQEPLLAGEVLVAWDHTARLLDALRQRPQDFVAFPAPIGPRGRGFMPVLAGLAVPKGAPNRAGALELIEYLTRPSVQLTTLREVGFFPVVDVRLPPDLPQGIRMAAEAIARQAGGSAALPSLLPVGLGAKGGEFNKVYVDTFARIVLRGEDIRRVLDQEAANLRRIMQETGAPCWAPDPPSRGACPVE; from the coding sequence ATGCGCTGGCTGGTTTTGGGGTTGGTTCTGGCGGGGTTGGCCTGGGGCCAGGGAGGCGTGGTCTTCCTCTCCACCCAGCTTAGACCCCTGGAGGAGGCCCAGAAGATGCGCCAGGTGATCCTTAAGGACTTCCCGGGTCGGGTGGAGTTTATCCCGGAGGACACGGGTCCCTTCACCGACCGGGTTCTAGCTGAGGTCAGGGCAGGCCGGATTAGTGTGAGCCTTTTGGGTGGACTGCACGGGGATTTCCCCCCCTTCCTAGCTGCAGGAGCCTTGGATCCCTTGGACGATTTCTTGCCTCGCTTGGCTGATCGCCGCTTTCCCCAAAGCTTCCTGGGCTTGGCTAAGCTGGGCACTGGGAATACCTATTACGTCCCTTGGATGCAGGCCACTTACATCATGGTAGCTCACCGGGAGGCCCTCCGGTACTTGCCCCCCAGAGCGGACCTGAACGCCCTTACCTACTCCCAGCTTAAGGAATGGGCAGCCAATATGCAGCAGGCTACGGGAAGGAGGCTTTTGGGCTTTCCGGCGGGCCCCAGGGGATTGATTCACCGCTTCTTCCAGGGATACCTCTACCCCTCCTACACGGCGAGCGCGGTGGTGAGGTACCGGAGTCAGGAGGCAGAGGCGATGTGGCGGGAGTTCCGGGAGCTCTGGCGCTACGTTAATCCCCAGTCCACCACCTATGACTTTATGCAGGAGCCTCTTTTGGCCGGGGAGGTTCTGGTGGCCTGGGATCACACCGCCAGGCTTCTGGATGCGTTAAGGCAACGTCCCCAGGACTTCGTGGCCTTCCCTGCCCCCATCGGCCCCAGGGGAAGGGGCTTCATGCCGGTCCTGGCAGGGCTGGCGGTGCCCAAAGGAGCCCCTAACCGGGCGGGTGCTTTGGAGCTCATTGAGTACCTGACCCGGCCTTCGGTGCAGTTGACTACCCTCCGGGAAGTGGGTTTCTTCCCCGTGGTGGACGTGCGCCTACCCCCGGACCTTCCCCAGGGCATCCGTATGGCTGCGGAGGCCATTGCCCGCCAGGCGGGTGGAAGCGCTGCCTTGCCAAGTCTCCTTCCCGTGGGTCTAGGGGCCAAGGGCGGGGAGTTCAATAAGGTTTACGTGGACACCTTTGCCCGCATCGTTCTTAGAGGCGAGGACATCCGCCGGGTTCTGGATCAGGAAGCGGCTAACTTGCGGCGGATCATGCAGGAGACCGGGGCTCCCTGCTGGGCTCCCGATCCCCCGAGCCGAGGGGCTTGCCCGGTGGAGTAG
- a CDS encoding LacI family DNA-binding transcriptional regulator, with protein MPVRLKDLAAHLGLSVTTVSRALAGYSDVAPETRKRVLETAEALGYRPHPLARRLRKGRTEAVGIVIPAPKGQFADPFFLELLTGIGEALGEIGLDLLVTACPPGPEELDCYRHLVEERRVDALVVARTRVRDERILYLLEKDFPFVAHGRSQGVTKPFPFLDMDGTLGFYRATVHLLELGHRRIAFIGAPPELNFARHRLEGYLWAMREVGLEPPEEYLQQGDLTEEGGLMAAEALLSLPEPPTAILAATDRMAWGVLHALKKRGLRPGQQVSLIGYDDLPFSSYTDPPLSTLRQPFREEGRRLVELLLARLEGRPVEELREVWVPELVLRGTDGPAPV; from the coding sequence ATGCCGGTGCGCCTTAAGGATCTTGCCGCCCATCTTGGCCTTTCCGTGACCACAGTTTCCCGGGCCCTTGCAGGTTACAGCGACGTGGCTCCCGAGACCCGGAAGCGGGTTCTCGAAACGGCGGAGGCCCTAGGGTACCGCCCCCATCCCCTGGCCCGTCGCTTGCGCAAGGGCCGTACGGAGGCGGTGGGGATAGTGATTCCAGCTCCCAAGGGGCAGTTCGCTGATCCTTTTTTTCTGGAGCTCCTGACAGGGATTGGGGAAGCCCTCGGGGAAATAGGGTTAGACCTTCTGGTAACCGCTTGCCCCCCGGGTCCAGAGGAGCTGGACTGTTACCGGCACCTGGTGGAGGAACGACGGGTGGATGCTTTGGTGGTGGCCCGCACCCGGGTGCGGGATGAAAGGATCCTTTACCTTTTGGAGAAAGATTTTCCCTTTGTAGCCCACGGCAGGAGCCAGGGGGTGACGAAACCCTTTCCCTTTTTGGATATGGACGGTACCCTAGGATTCTACCGGGCCACGGTTCACCTCCTGGAGCTGGGCCACCGGCGAATTGCCTTTATCGGCGCTCCTCCCGAACTCAACTTCGCCCGGCACCGGCTTGAGGGTTACCTTTGGGCCATGCGGGAGGTGGGGCTAGAACCCCCAGAGGAGTACCTGCAGCAGGGGGATCTCACTGAGGAAGGGGGTCTGATGGCTGCTGAGGCCCTTTTAAGTCTCCCTGAGCCCCCCACTGCCATTTTGGCCGCCACCGACCGCATGGCCTGGGGAGTCCTGCATGCCCTCAAGAAGCGGGGTCTAAGGCCGGGTCAGCAGGTTTCCCTCATCGGCTACGATGACCTTCCCTTCAGCTCTTATACTGATCCGCCCCTTTCCACCCTGCGGCAACCCTTCAGGGAGGAAGGGCGCCGGTTGGTGGAGCTTCTCCTTGCCCGTCTCGAGGGAAGGCCGGTGGAGGAGCTCCGGGAGGTCTGGGTTCCGGAGTTGGTCCTGAGGGGCACGGATGGTCCGGCCCCTGTGTGA
- a CDS encoding DUF3234 domain-containing protein → MDLSGPWYILEGEPGEHLVLEVLGQRLSGIWTSEALAQGFLARHAELGMRVSALETRALKEAFLRALRMLKVDGVLVDYEPGAHRARMARVEVLLEEVRHA, encoded by the coding sequence ATGGACCTCTCGGGGCCCTGGTACATCCTGGAGGGAGAGCCTGGGGAACACCTGGTTTTGGAGGTCTTGGGGCAAAGGCTTTCCGGTATCTGGACCTCCGAGGCCTTGGCCCAGGGCTTCCTGGCCCGTCATGCTGAGCTCGGGATGCGGGTAAGCGCCCTAGAGACCCGGGCCTTGAAGGAGGCCTTCCTCAGGGCCCTGAGGATGCTCAAGGTGGATGGGGTCCTGGTGGATTACGAACCTGGGGCCCACCGGGCTCGCATGGCCCGGGTGGAGGTGCTTTTGGAGGAGGTTCGGCATGCGTAG
- a CDS encoding MGH1-like glycoside hydrolase domain-containing protein: MPLDRVKEAEGILRANDRGGYTVPAQGLYPFQWLWDSGFVALGWAVLDGDRAFAELETLFLGQWENGFLPHIVFHREDAGYFPGPEIWGSGRKPQTSGITQPPFLAPVLLHLARKFGEKGKAQARKLYPRLLALHRFLHLYRDPEGTGLVAVLHPWETGMDNSPAWDLPLKRVPRYPVPPEARRDTKHVPPEERPRLEDYERYLYLVSLFRSLNYDPASCYRESPFRVVDVGFNALLLFADEALVELAGLLGEDPSEPRGWWQRGLSALEALWDEEAGLYRSLDLFSGKRIPRATSAGFLPLLLPLPRSRAERLLTTFRSWAGEARYLFPSVLPSALYFEARRYWRGPVWAPVNWLLAWGLVRQGFHEEAARLKKDLLALVEGSGFREYYHPFTGEGLGGRGFSWTAALYLAWVQGQDSLPVGSG; the protein is encoded by the coding sequence GTGCCCCTTGACCGGGTTAAGGAGGCCGAGGGCATATTACGGGCCAACGACCGGGGCGGGTACACGGTGCCCGCCCAGGGTCTCTATCCTTTCCAGTGGCTCTGGGATAGTGGCTTTGTGGCTCTGGGCTGGGCGGTTCTGGACGGGGATCGGGCCTTTGCTGAGCTGGAAACCCTATTCCTGGGACAGTGGGAAAACGGGTTCCTCCCCCACATCGTCTTCCACCGGGAGGACGCTGGCTACTTTCCAGGGCCTGAGATTTGGGGAAGCGGGCGGAAGCCCCAGACCTCAGGTATCACCCAGCCTCCTTTTCTAGCTCCGGTGCTCCTTCACCTGGCTCGCAAGTTTGGAGAGAAGGGTAAGGCCCAGGCCCGGAAACTTTACCCCCGGCTTCTGGCCCTCCACCGCTTTCTTCACCTTTATCGGGATCCTGAGGGCACGGGCCTGGTGGCGGTTCTTCACCCTTGGGAAACAGGGATGGACAATAGCCCCGCTTGGGACCTGCCCCTGAAGAGGGTCCCCCGCTACCCCGTCCCCCCTGAGGCCCGGCGGGACACAAAGCACGTGCCCCCAGAGGAGCGCCCCCGGCTGGAGGATTACGAACGTTACCTTTACCTGGTTTCCCTCTTTCGGAGCCTAAACTACGACCCAGCCTCTTGCTACCGCGAAAGCCCTTTTCGGGTGGTGGATGTAGGGTTCAACGCCCTCTTGTTGTTTGCCGACGAGGCTCTGGTGGAGCTGGCCGGGCTTTTGGGGGAGGATCCCTCGGAGCCTCGAGGCTGGTGGCAGAGGGGTCTTTCGGCCTTGGAGGCCCTTTGGGATGAGGAGGCCGGGCTTTACCGTTCCTTGGATCTTTTCTCCGGCAAGAGGATTCCCCGGGCCACCTCGGCGGGTTTTCTCCCCCTTTTGCTTCCTTTGCCCCGTTCCCGAGCGGAGCGTCTCCTCACTACCTTCCGGTCCTGGGCAGGGGAAGCCAGGTACCTTTTCCCCAGCGTCCTTCCCTCAGCCTTGTACTTTGAGGCCAGGCGCTACTGGCGGGGCCCGGTCTGGGCTCCGGTCAACTGGCTTTTGGCTTGGGGGCTGGTTCGCCAGGGTTTCCACGAGGAGGCGGCCCGTCTAAAGAAGGACCTTCTGGCCTTGGTGGAGGGATCGGGTTTCCGCGAGTACTACCACCCCTTCACGGGGGAGGGCTTGGGGGGGCGGGGGTTTTCCTGGACGGCAGCCCTTTACTTGGCCTGGGTCCAGGGTCAGGATTCGCTTCCCGTGGGGTCAGGGTAA
- the rpmI gene encoding 50S ribosomal protein L35, with protein sequence MPKMKTHKGAKKRVKVTASGKVMAMKTGKRHLNWHKSGKTIRQKGRKFALAQAEAERVKLLLPYE encoded by the coding sequence ATGCCGAAGATGAAGACCCACAAGGGCGCCAAGAAGCGGGTAAAGGTGACCGCTTCGGGCAAGGTGATGGCCATGAAGACGGGAAAGCGGCACCTCAACTGGCACAAGTCCGGGAAGACCATCCGTCAGAAGGGGCGGAAGTTCGCCCTGGCCCAGGCGGAGGCGGAGCGTGTAAAGCTCCTCCTGCCCTACGAGTGA
- a CDS encoding TlyA family RNA methyltransferase, with product MRLDRYLVERGLAESREKAQRLIQSGQVKVAGQVVTKPAHRVPEGAQVEVLSPERYVSRGAYKLLGALEAFSIEVKDKVAADIGASTGGFTQVLLERGIKRVYAVDVGRNQLHPRLREDSRVVSFEEQDARSLLLPETVDLVVMDVSFISSTLLLPKVKELLKPGGEALILVKPQFELGPGAHKGVVRDEAMRQKALARVREKARELGFQVLGERESPLPGKEGNREFWLRLRKPQEFPYPDPTGSES from the coding sequence GTGAGGCTGGATCGCTACCTGGTGGAAAGGGGCCTGGCGGAAAGCCGGGAGAAGGCCCAAAGGCTTATCCAATCCGGCCAGGTCAAGGTGGCCGGGCAGGTGGTGACCAAGCCCGCCCACAGGGTGCCGGAAGGAGCCCAGGTGGAGGTCCTCTCCCCGGAACGGTACGTGAGCCGGGGAGCCTACAAGCTCCTGGGTGCCCTCGAGGCCTTCTCCATAGAGGTGAAGGACAAGGTGGCCGCGGACATCGGGGCCAGCACCGGCGGGTTCACCCAGGTGCTCCTGGAAAGGGGTATCAAGCGGGTCTACGCGGTGGACGTGGGCAGGAATCAGCTCCACCCCCGCCTAAGGGAGGATTCCCGGGTGGTGAGCTTCGAGGAGCAGGACGCCAGGAGCCTCCTTCTTCCCGAGACCGTGGACCTGGTGGTGATGGACGTTTCCTTCATCTCCTCCACCCTGCTTCTGCCCAAGGTAAAGGAGCTCCTTAAGCCGGGAGGCGAGGCCCTCATCCTGGTGAAGCCCCAGTTCGAACTGGGCCCGGGAGCGCACAAGGGGGTGGTGCGGGACGAGGCCATGCGGCAAAAGGCCCTGGCCCGGGTGCGGGAGAAGGCCCGGGAGCTGGGCTTTCAGGTGCTGGGGGAAAGGGAAAGCCCCTTGCCAGGGAAGGAGGGAAACCGGGAGTTCTGGCTTAGGTTGCGCAAACCTCAGGAGTTCCCTTACCCTGACCCCACGGGAAGCGAATCCTGA